Proteins encoded together in one Microbacterium oxydans window:
- a CDS encoding AI-2E family transporter, with protein sequence MTPTPATTPDPPSGMLSPSLRVLLTLAASAIALAGLYFVRDIFGPIALAIVIVIVCEPLRRPLDRRGWPRWASTTAVIALAYLILLAMGALLWLAGTQFARLIGDLVSEGGLTKTADQLVAWLQSLGLDEEASAAAASVLDPTTLLGIARSLGGTVIAVATALFFVFAYIIFMAVDAARYRQAPALFGATKGAVIERITRLNSGIRRYYIVNAAFGAIVAVIDGLALWWMGIPVPIVWAILAFVTNFIPNIGFVLGLVPPAILAFVVGGWPLFLGVIAVYCVVNVVLQVLVQPKFVSDAVDLSLTLSFFSVIFWTFIIGPLGAILSIPLTLLARSLVLEGDPGATWLRWLSGDRTAVPPDPEPEPEPAEGFRRRRRRPRSGRG encoded by the coding sequence GTGACCCCCACCCCCGCGACCACGCCCGATCCCCCGAGCGGGATGCTGTCCCCGAGCCTGCGGGTGCTCCTCACCCTCGCGGCTTCCGCGATCGCCCTCGCCGGGCTCTACTTCGTGCGCGACATCTTCGGCCCCATCGCGCTGGCCATCGTCATCGTCATCGTCTGCGAGCCGCTGCGCCGCCCCCTCGACCGGCGCGGGTGGCCGCGATGGGCGAGCACGACGGCGGTCATCGCCCTCGCGTACCTGATCCTGCTGGCGATGGGCGCGCTGCTCTGGCTCGCCGGCACCCAGTTCGCGCGCCTGATCGGGGATCTCGTCTCCGAGGGCGGCCTGACGAAGACGGCCGACCAGCTGGTCGCCTGGCTGCAGTCCCTCGGGCTGGACGAGGAGGCGTCGGCAGCCGCCGCCTCGGTCCTCGATCCCACGACCCTGCTGGGGATCGCACGCAGCCTGGGCGGCACCGTGATCGCGGTCGCCACCGCGCTCTTCTTCGTGTTCGCGTACATCATCTTCATGGCCGTGGACGCCGCCCGATACCGGCAGGCGCCCGCGCTGTTCGGCGCCACGAAGGGTGCGGTCATCGAGCGGATCACCCGGCTCAACTCCGGCATCCGCCGCTACTACATCGTCAACGCCGCGTTCGGCGCCATCGTCGCCGTCATCGACGGCCTGGCCCTGTGGTGGATGGGCATCCCGGTGCCCATCGTCTGGGCGATCCTCGCCTTCGTGACGAACTTCATCCCCAACATCGGGTTCGTCCTCGGGCTGGTCCCCCCTGCGATCCTGGCCTTCGTCGTCGGCGGATGGCCCCTGTTCCTCGGCGTGATCGCCGTGTACTGCGTCGTGAACGTCGTGCTGCAGGTGCTGGTCCAGCCGAAGTTCGTCAGCGACGCCGTCGATCTCAGCCTCACCCTGAGCTTCTTCTCCGTGATCTTCTGGACCTTCATCATCGGTCCGCTCGGGGCGATCCTGTCGATCCCGCTGACCCTGCTCGCCCGCAGCCTGGTTCTCGAAGGCGATCCCGGAGCGACGTGGCTGCGCTGGCTCTCCGGCGACCGCACGGCGGTCCCGCCCGACCCCGAACCCGAGCCCGAACCCGCCGAGGGATTCCGCCGGCGTCGCCGGCGTCCCCGCTCCGGTCGCGGCTGA
- a CDS encoding SHOCT domain-containing protein, whose protein sequence is MSIWTSFWDIIWWFFWVFVFISYLMVLFNIVADLFRDHALNGWWKALWIIFLIFVPFLTALVYLIARGKGMGERSVSAYRDQQHAADEYIRTVAGSSPSDEIDKASKLLASGTITPDEFASIKARALS, encoded by the coding sequence GTGTCCATATGGACTAGCTTCTGGGACATCATCTGGTGGTTCTTCTGGGTCTTCGTGTTCATCTCCTACCTGATGGTGCTCTTCAACATCGTGGCGGACCTGTTCCGGGACCATGCTCTCAACGGGTGGTGGAAGGCCTTGTGGATCATCTTCCTCATCTTCGTCCCGTTCCTGACGGCACTCGTCTACCTGATCGCCCGCGGCAAGGGCATGGGCGAGCGCAGCGTGTCCGCCTACCGCGACCAGCAGCACGCGGCCGACGAGTACATCCGCACGGTCGCGGGTTCCAGTCCGAGCGACGAGATCGACAAGGCGTCGAAGCTCCTCGCGTCCGGCACCATCACCCCCGACGAGTTCGCGTCCATCAAGGCGCGTGCGCTGAGCTGA
- a CDS encoding DUF998 domain-containing protein, with amino-acid sequence MATTPPSRDLLTAARSHGETRERAREAIGLQIAIFAFVLAALVALPVFRLGSAPISGPDSIGQFVALASAVTAIVVFVLGRVIASDPERSRKRGVLDIIDIAAFSFAHAMIALLGWTLAATIMEAGLQGAVVFPIPVLMLSGAAAALTAYVTYYSATHLDLQLLATVLALFLVFGVLASMLTASDPLWWKENLSALGMTDDLSARTFNLTLIVAGILVTTLARYATRGIPTTHPRGVVGVRTCLIIVGIFLGLVGVFPVDDFFALHTAVASGMVVAYGVLVFALRRWIPGVSRTFLMLGYLFLALVVVLAVLFAVGYYTLTAVELVAGTVVFTWIILFIRTADALRRDAHAPPEG; translated from the coding sequence ATGGCCACGACACCACCATCACGGGATCTGCTCACGGCGGCCCGCTCGCACGGGGAGACGAGGGAGCGCGCGCGGGAGGCGATCGGACTCCAGATCGCGATCTTCGCCTTCGTGCTCGCCGCGCTCGTCGCGCTCCCCGTGTTCCGGCTCGGGTCGGCTCCGATCTCCGGTCCCGACTCGATCGGGCAGTTCGTCGCGCTGGCGTCCGCCGTGACCGCGATCGTGGTCTTCGTCCTGGGCCGCGTCATCGCCTCCGATCCGGAGCGGAGCCGGAAGCGCGGGGTCCTCGACATCATCGACATCGCGGCGTTCTCGTTCGCCCACGCGATGATCGCCCTGCTGGGGTGGACGCTGGCCGCCACGATCATGGAGGCGGGCCTCCAGGGGGCCGTCGTCTTCCCGATCCCGGTCCTCATGCTGTCCGGGGCGGCGGCGGCGCTGACCGCCTACGTGACGTACTACTCCGCGACGCACCTCGACCTGCAGCTGCTGGCGACGGTGCTCGCGCTGTTCCTCGTGTTCGGGGTGCTCGCGAGCATGCTCACGGCGAGCGATCCGCTGTGGTGGAAGGAGAACCTCAGCGCGCTCGGGATGACCGACGACCTGTCGGCGCGGACCTTCAACCTCACCCTGATCGTCGCCGGCATCCTCGTGACGACGCTCGCCCGCTACGCCACCCGAGGGATCCCCACGACCCACCCGCGCGGGGTGGTCGGCGTGCGGACATGTCTGATCATCGTCGGCATCTTCCTGGGGCTCGTCGGAGTGTTCCCGGTCGACGACTTCTTCGCGCTGCACACCGCCGTGGCATCGGGAATGGTGGTCGCGTACGGGGTGCTCGTCTTCGCCTTGCGGCGCTGGATCCCCGGGGTCTCCCGCACCTTCCTGATGCTCGGCTACCTGTTCCTCGCGCTGGTCGTCGTGCTCGCGGTCCTGTTCGCGGTCGGCTACTACACCCTGACGGCGGTGGAGCTCGTGGCCGGGACCGTGGTGTTCACCTGGATCATCCTCTTCATCCGCACCGCCGATGCGCTCAGACGCGACGCCCATGCACCGCCGGAGGGGTGA
- a CDS encoding DUF6325 family protein, which produces MNDFRFGPAEFYLVGFEGERPDPATFRALADLIESGVVRLLDFVILTKSSDGEVEIVELESDEGTLGLGEFQPIAAGLAGEEDVEALASTLPPGQSAAVVVLELAFARALAQSLAAAGGQVLRSERVPAPVVNAMMDILDQEGE; this is translated from the coding sequence ATGAACGACTTCCGATTCGGCCCGGCCGAGTTCTATCTCGTCGGCTTCGAGGGGGAGCGTCCCGATCCGGCGACGTTCCGCGCCCTGGCCGACCTCATCGAGAGCGGGGTGGTCCGCCTGCTGGACTTCGTGATCCTGACCAAGTCGTCGGACGGCGAGGTCGAGATCGTCGAACTCGAATCGGACGAGGGGACGCTCGGGCTCGGGGAGTTCCAGCCGATCGCGGCAGGACTCGCGGGGGAGGAGGACGTCGAGGCGCTCGCGAGCACGCTCCCGCCCGGGCAGTCCGCGGCCGTCGTCGTCCTGGAGCTCGCCTTCGCGCGGGCGCTCGCGCAGAGCCTCGCCGCCGCCGGAGGGCAGGTGCTGCGCAGCGAGCGCGTGCCGGCCCCGGTCGTGAACGCCATGATGGACATCCTCGATCAGGAAGGTGAATGA
- a CDS encoding LuxR C-terminal-related transcriptional regulator, with protein MRFRPPAPQPGAIRRDRVSAAISAATAHGALTVVSAPSGFGKTTAVADWAAGRDQVAWLALSSFDSDPGRLSQGVVNALRIGAERTGSPLALSRDLDDPEHAYQEICAALEEVDGPVHLIVDDAHRAGEDWGRGLLGMLAEQPPDALHLLLVGTTLLEVTLSRLGVTHPESFLGADLLSFTPDEVRLLHAAEPDGLTAETIFEETRGWPIAVRLMLIGGARPDSDAQTAARFLGDYVREHVLGALAPDIAGFVLDASVCGELTPELAAAVTGRADAGELLDRCVRSGLFLDRYDGPHGPVYRWHASFARRCAEIAGLDGPRAAAAHRRAAKALEAGDPIASIAHSLGAGEPRTARDTLLRHWLGLVVGAHAAEVERTATEMLRRTPDDAQVLLVRASASDVLGDHRVARELFRRAESVIARSGAAAEPAVLQLARLFVADDRAEVVRAGESVRQMLLDADSTDLGDRAALYHLMGWTGIRHRGSPSVPLEYFTAAAREARGSDDRELAKRALGHLAFGQTWAGRLVEARESLAYVDGSADVSLPWSTYAGGSAAAAAGYASYWAGEFDEAIRVFRAMIANGGSDRSFTGIARMMIAYSTAETGDVAACRRAAIGIQEIPLEVLHGITWPAFRESSVALLEEAVGRPDRALRIARKYVQCPDLPVVSVALAGVLRRAGEYSTALEMLRSLHVFAEVSYVKVATLSTAAVLRRHAGHRDEAHELCEAAVAVAAGEGIRLPFGPRESAVRRLLGEHVHFGTQYEDFIGRCLAVDAAGSPVSSLSEREHDVFQQLQTARTLHEIARELEVSINTVKTHQRAIYRKLGVSSRREAVQTTV; from the coding sequence GTGCGTTTCCGGCCCCCGGCCCCGCAACCGGGCGCCATCCGGCGGGACCGGGTGAGCGCGGCGATCTCCGCGGCGACGGCGCACGGCGCCCTCACGGTGGTGAGCGCTCCCAGCGGCTTCGGCAAGACGACCGCGGTCGCCGACTGGGCCGCCGGACGCGACCAGGTGGCTTGGCTCGCGCTCAGCTCCTTCGACTCCGACCCCGGGCGGCTCAGCCAGGGCGTCGTGAACGCGCTGCGCATCGGTGCCGAGCGCACGGGGAGCCCTCTCGCGCTCTCCCGTGACCTCGACGACCCGGAGCACGCGTATCAGGAGATCTGCGCGGCTCTGGAGGAGGTCGACGGTCCCGTCCACCTCATCGTGGACGACGCGCACCGGGCGGGGGAGGACTGGGGGCGGGGTCTGCTGGGGATGCTCGCCGAGCAGCCGCCGGACGCCCTCCACCTCTTGCTCGTGGGGACGACGCTGCTGGAGGTCACCCTCTCCCGGCTCGGCGTGACCCATCCGGAGTCTTTTCTCGGCGCCGACCTGCTGAGCTTCACGCCGGACGAGGTCCGCCTCCTGCACGCGGCGGAGCCGGACGGTCTCACCGCCGAGACGATCTTCGAGGAGACGCGGGGGTGGCCCATCGCCGTGCGGCTGATGCTGATCGGCGGCGCACGTCCCGACTCGGATGCGCAGACCGCCGCGCGGTTCCTCGGCGACTACGTGCGGGAGCACGTGCTCGGTGCGCTCGCCCCGGACATCGCGGGTTTCGTGCTCGACGCCAGCGTCTGCGGCGAACTGACCCCGGAGCTCGCCGCGGCGGTCACCGGGCGCGCGGATGCGGGCGAACTGCTCGACAGGTGCGTGCGCTCGGGGCTCTTCCTCGATCGGTACGACGGTCCGCACGGACCGGTGTATCGATGGCACGCCTCCTTCGCGCGCCGATGCGCGGAGATCGCGGGTCTGGACGGTCCTCGCGCGGCGGCGGCGCATCGACGCGCGGCGAAGGCCCTCGAAGCCGGCGACCCGATCGCCTCGATCGCGCATTCCCTGGGGGCCGGGGAACCCAGGACGGCCAGGGACACCCTGCTGCGTCATTGGCTCGGACTCGTGGTCGGTGCGCACGCCGCCGAGGTCGAGCGCACGGCGACGGAGATGCTGCGGCGCACCCCCGACGATGCACAGGTGCTCCTCGTCCGGGCGAGCGCGAGCGACGTGCTCGGCGACCACCGGGTGGCGCGTGAGCTGTTCCGACGGGCGGAATCGGTGATCGCCCGGAGCGGCGCCGCGGCGGAGCCCGCGGTCCTGCAGCTCGCCCGCCTGTTCGTCGCCGACGATCGCGCGGAGGTCGTCCGTGCCGGCGAGAGCGTGCGGCAGATGCTGCTGGACGCGGACTCGACCGATCTCGGCGACCGTGCGGCGCTGTATCACCTCATGGGTTGGACCGGGATCCGCCATCGCGGCAGTCCGTCCGTGCCGCTCGAGTACTTCACCGCGGCGGCTCGAGAGGCGCGCGGCTCCGACGATCGCGAGCTCGCGAAGCGCGCACTCGGCCATCTCGCCTTCGGGCAGACCTGGGCGGGGCGGCTGGTCGAGGCACGGGAATCGCTGGCGTACGTCGACGGCTCGGCCGACGTCAGCCTGCCCTGGAGCACATACGCGGGGGGAAGCGCGGCGGCGGCGGCGGGATACGCGTCCTACTGGGCGGGAGAGTTCGACGAGGCGATCCGTGTGTTCCGCGCCATGATCGCCAACGGCGGTTCGGACCGCTCGTTCACGGGGATCGCCCGCATGATGATCGCCTACTCCACCGCGGAGACGGGCGACGTCGCCGCGTGCCGGCGCGCGGCCATCGGGATCCAGGAGATCCCGCTCGAGGTGCTCCACGGGATCACGTGGCCGGCCTTCCGGGAGTCGTCGGTCGCTCTGCTCGAAGAGGCGGTCGGACGCCCGGATCGTGCCCTGCGGATCGCCAGGAAGTACGTGCAGTGCCCTGATCTTCCCGTCGTCAGCGTGGCGCTCGCCGGAGTGCTGCGGCGTGCCGGCGAGTACTCGACCGCGCTGGAGATGCTGCGCTCCCTGCACGTGTTCGCGGAGGTCTCCTACGTGAAGGTCGCCACACTGAGCACCGCGGCGGTGCTGCGGCGTCACGCGGGTCATCGTGACGAGGCGCATGAGCTGTGCGAGGCCGCCGTCGCCGTCGCCGCCGGGGAGGGCATCCGGTTGCCCTTCGGACCGCGGGAGTCGGCCGTGCGCCGGCTGCTGGGCGAGCACGTGCACTTCGGCACCCAATACGAGGACTTCATCGGCCGCTGCCTCGCCGTGGACGCCGCGGGGTCCCCGGTGAGCTCGCTCTCGGAACGCGAGCACGACGTCTTCCAGCAGCTCCAGACCGCACGCACCCTGCATGAGATCGCCCGGGAGCTGGAGGTGTCGATCAACACGGTCAAGACGCATCAGCGCGCGATCTACCGGAAGCTCGGGGTGTCCTCCCGGCGCGAGGCGGTGCAGACCACGGTCTGA
- a CDS encoding mechanosensitive ion channel family protein encodes MILLAGDGSDPASCSYEEQDQHPDQYSDPDGPAIVSLDALFPSGVTAWQVVLALLCILVGWLLSRFARKGVLKLTKRTPGISDSVAQLAARFTQYALILVGIGVGLAFLGANVQPLLAITAIAVVVLILVLRGVADNFAAGVLIQSRQSVKIGEEICVDGPDGPILGIVQELNGRAVILTTVDGRTVHVPNAALLTGVLVNDSRHGSRRSAVSVRIDRSGAHGLDEVIDILSRTAGEVDGVHAREHPGVAVASVSPTRWVLTLRIWHHPLHGATVLSDTVRGVAEALEAAGVPAVVTPEQGPPPLVAPEPF; translated from the coding sequence GTGATCCTGCTCGCGGGCGATGGCTCGGACCCGGCATCCTGTTCGTATGAGGAGCAGGATCAGCACCCGGACCAGTACTCGGACCCCGACGGGCCGGCGATCGTGAGCCTGGACGCGCTGTTCCCGTCGGGGGTGACGGCCTGGCAGGTCGTGCTCGCACTCCTCTGCATCCTCGTCGGATGGCTCCTCTCCCGGTTCGCCCGCAAGGGCGTGCTCAAGCTGACCAAGAGGACGCCGGGCATCTCCGACTCGGTGGCGCAGCTGGCCGCCCGGTTCACCCAGTACGCGCTGATCCTGGTCGGCATCGGCGTGGGCCTCGCGTTCCTCGGTGCGAACGTCCAGCCGCTGCTCGCGATCACCGCGATCGCCGTGGTCGTGCTCATCCTGGTGCTGCGCGGCGTCGCCGACAACTTCGCCGCCGGAGTGCTGATCCAGTCGCGGCAGTCGGTGAAGATCGGCGAGGAGATCTGCGTCGACGGCCCCGACGGACCGATCCTCGGCATCGTGCAGGAGCTCAACGGACGCGCCGTCATCCTCACCACCGTCGACGGGCGCACCGTGCACGTGCCGAACGCGGCCCTGCTCACCGGCGTCCTCGTGAACGACTCGCGGCACGGATCGCGACGCAGCGCGGTGTCGGTGCGCATCGACCGCTCGGGTGCGCACGGGCTCGACGAGGTGATCGACATCCTCAGCCGCACCGCCGGTGAGGTCGACGGCGTCCACGCGCGCGAGCACCCCGGTGTCGCGGTCGCCTCCGTCTCCCCCACACGATGGGTGCTGACCCTTCGGATCTGGCACCATCCCCTCCACGGCGCGACCGTCCTCTCCGACACCGTGCGCGGCGTCGCGGAGGCGCTGGAGGCCGCGGGCGTACCGGCCGTCGTCACCCCCGAGCAGGGCCCGCCGCCGCTCGTCGCCCCGGAGCCGTTCTGA
- a CDS encoding SHOCT domain-containing protein, whose amino-acid sequence MPLRRFGRPGLIGLAARTAVVAGTATAVSGAAMRHQERRAQGQYEQEQYEAAQQQAQIDAAAQSAASSYAAPSAPGPAAADDMIAKLQQLAALKDSGVLSEEEFVAAKQKLLS is encoded by the coding sequence ATGCCACTGAGAAGATTCGGCCGTCCCGGCCTGATCGGTCTCGCCGCCCGCACCGCCGTCGTCGCCGGCACCGCGACCGCCGTGAGCGGAGCAGCGATGCGGCATCAGGAACGACGAGCACAGGGGCAGTACGAGCAGGAGCAGTACGAGGCCGCGCAGCAGCAGGCGCAGATCGATGCGGCGGCGCAGAGCGCGGCCTCGTCGTACGCGGCTCCGTCCGCACCGGGCCCCGCGGCCGCCGATGACATGATCGCGAAGTTGCAGCAGCTGGCTGCCCTGAAGGACTCCGGGGTGCTGTCGGAGGAGGAGTTCGTCGCGGCGAAGCAGAAGCTCCTGAGTTGA
- a CDS encoding DUF6325 family protein — MKERTLGDVEFVVVHLDTGHLSPTVLEALLRQVEAGAVRLLDLLVVERLTRDEYRLTEVDRDEFTLAGLGLHTPGLVGDEDVRHFASGLPIGAVAALILVEPTWGERFSRDIGRRGARILARQPIPAAVANTVLASSPKQPPPR; from the coding sequence GTGAAGGAACGCACGCTCGGCGACGTCGAGTTCGTCGTCGTGCACCTCGACACCGGCCACCTCAGTCCGACCGTCCTCGAAGCGCTCCTGCGTCAGGTCGAGGCCGGTGCCGTGCGCCTCCTCGACCTCCTCGTCGTCGAGCGGCTCACCCGCGACGAGTACCGCCTCACTGAGGTCGACCGCGACGAGTTCACCCTCGCCGGCCTCGGCTTGCACACCCCCGGGCTGGTCGGCGACGAGGATGTGCGGCACTTCGCCTCGGGGCTCCCCATCGGCGCCGTGGCCGCGCTGATCCTGGTCGAGCCGACCTGGGGCGAGCGGTTCTCCCGCGACATCGGCCGGCGCGGGGCTCGCATCCTCGCCCGACAGCCCATTCCCGCCGCGGTGGCGAACACCGTGCTGGCCTCCTCCCCGAAGCAGCCGCCTCCGCGCTGA